AGCTACACCGACTACCTCGCCATGCTGAAGAGCCACGGGCTCGGAACGATTCCCGGCACGGCTGCGGAGATCCTCGACGACGAGGTCCGCGATCTCCTGAGCCACAAGAAGGTCGACGTCCGCACCTGGATCGATATCATCACCACCGCCCATCGGCTCGGCATCCCGAGTACGGCGACGATCATGTACGGCCACGTCGAGACGTCCCGGCACGTGGCGGCGCACCTGCGCCTGATCCGGGACCTCCAAGGCGAGACGGGCGGCTTCACCGAGTTCGTGCCCCTGCGCTTCATCCACACCAACACCGACATGCATCGCGACGGGCTGGTGAACGATCCGCCGGCCAAGGGGATGTACGACCTCCGGATGTACGCCTGCAGCCGCCTCCTGCTGCGGGGCGCGATCGACAATCTCCAGACCTCCTGGGTGAAGATCAATCACGAGCTCGCGCAGCTCTCGCTGAACGCCGGATGCAACGACTTCGGCGGTACGCTCATGGAGGAGAGCATCTCCCGCGAGGCGGGTGCGGATGCCGGGGAGTACACGCCGGCCGAGGAGATCCGTCGCCTGGTGCGTGCCGCCGGTCGCCGCCCGGTCGAACGCACGACGTTGTACCGGAAGCTCGAAGCGACGGAGGAGAGCACGACGCGTGGGAGTGCCACCGCAGCTGACGGTGCTGGCGGGCGGAGTCGGGGCTGCGAAGTTCCTGCGCGGCCTCATCCAGTCCACTGATCCGGCATCCCTGACCATCATCGTCAACACGGCGGATGACGATCGCTTCTTCGGCCTCGCGGTCTCGCCGGATCTCGACACCATCACCTATACCCTTGCCGGCCTGGCTCCGCGGCGCCGCGGCTGGGGTCTCGCCGGCGATCGCTTCCGGTGCCTCGAAGCGCTCGGGCGTCTCTACGACGGCGCCGGATGGTTTCGGCTCGGCGATCGGGACCTCGCGACCCACATCTACCGGACCGACCGTCTCGCCGCGGGGGCCTCGTTGAGCGTCGTGACCGCCGAGCTCGCCACCGCGTTCGGGGTCGTGTCACGCGTGCTGCCGATGACCGATCAGCCGGTCCGCACCGTCCTCGAGACCGACCGCGGCCGCCTGTCCTTCCAGCGCTATCTCGTCGCGAACCG
The sequence above is a segment of the Deltaproteobacteria bacterium genome. Coding sequences within it:
- a CDS encoding 2-phospho-L-lactate transferase, with protein sequence MGVPPQLTVLAGGVGAAKFLRGLIQSTDPASLTIIVNTADDDRFFGLAVSPDLDTITYTLAGLAPRRRGWGLAGDRFRCLEALGRLYDGAGWFRLGDRDLATHIYRTDRLAAGASLSVVTAELATAFGVVSRVLPMTDQPVRTVLETDRGRLSFQRYLVANRARPIVRGIRYRGAATARPAPGVLRAIRDARAVIIAPSNPFLSIGPMLALPGIRAALSARRGPVAAVSPLVRGRAVTGPLARLLRRFGHPVSSVGIARCYRPFLDALVIDRGDRRDAVALEREGCRAVVADTIFSAPRRAVRTSRALLAALELA
- the cofH gene encoding 5-amino-6-(D-ribitylamino)uracil--L-tyrosine 4-hydroxyphenyl transferase CofH; translated protein: MARASAPVRALIDRVLDRAVLDVDESVTLLDSDGDDLLALIAAADAVRKADVGDDVTYVVNRNLNFTNVCFVGCRFCAFKRQRWEPDAYNQSVESLLAKVQEAVDLGATEICMQGGINPDMTPFTYRDILIAIKRAFPAIHMHAFSPMEIMYGARRTGMSYTDYLAMLKSHGLGTIPGTAAEILDDEVRDLLSHKKVDVRTWIDIITTAHRLGIPSTATIMYGHVETSRHVAAHLRLIRDLQGETGGFTEFVPLRFIHTNTDMHRDGLVNDPPAKGMYDLRMYACSRLLLRGAIDNLQTSWVKINHELAQLSLNAGCNDFGGTLMEESISREAGADAGEYTPAEEIRRLVRAAGRRPVERTTLYRKLEATEESTTRGSATAADGAGGRSRGCEVPARPHPVH